The Bacillus sp. FJAT-27916 genomic interval TGAAAGGTACAGGAGCAGTCATTACACGGGAGATCGAGCGAATCGGAGAATTTGCGTATTTCAACTTCCTAGATCCAGATGGGAATGTACTAATGATATGTACTCATTAATGGTTTACTATTTTTTCTTTGATACAGACCGTCTTTTTGCCAAAACATATAATGCTCACGAAACCAAAGGACAACACGAAGGAAGCTAGAGGCAAACAACAGGGCAGAACCGAAGGCACATAAAACGAAGAAATATAAGACCCGGCATTGCTTAAGGAGCATCACCACGAACGCGGCCGCCGCTGTCAACCCTAATAAAACCCACTCAGACAAACTCATAGCTTCCCCCTCAATCAACTTAGCACCAATCTATTTTTCTATTATTTCCCACCCCTAGTCAAACAAAAACCCCTGACACCAATGGTATCAGGGGTACTTTTATTCTTAATACATTTGCAGGTATTGCTCTCTTTCCCATGGATGCACTTGGGTTCGGAACATATCCCATTCAATCTCTTTCGCTTCAATGAAGTGCTCAAGGATGTGCTCTCCTAGCGCATCAGTGATGACTTGGTCACTTTGAAGCTCTTGAAGGGCTTGGTATAGAGTTGCCGGCAGGTCTTTAATGCCCTCCTCAGCGCGCTCAGCTGCATTCATGACATAGATGTTTCTGTCAATTGGCGCTGGAGCTTGTTTGTTGTTTTTGATTCCGTCTAATCCGGCGCTCAATAGAACGGCCATTGCCAGGTATGGATTTGCTGTCGGGTCAACACTGCGCACTTCTACGCGTGTGCTCAATCCGCGAGAAGCAGGGATACGGACAAGCGGGCTGCGGTTGCGTGCGGACCATGCAACATAGCAAGGCGCTTCATAGCCAGGCACAAGACGTTTGTATGAGTTAACCGTTGGGTTTGTCACGGCTGTGAAGGCAGGAGCATGCTCGATGACACCAGCGATGAATTGGCGAGCGGTATCACTCATTTCCAATTCTCCTTCTTTATCATGGAACACGTTTACACCTTCATTGAATAAGGAAAGGTTGCAGTGCATTCCGGAGCCGTTAACACCGAATAATGGTTTCGCCATGAATGTTGCGTGCAAGCCGTGCTTTCTGGCGATTGTCTTTACGACTAGCTTGAAGGTTTGGATTTGGTCACAAGCTGTGATCGCATCCGCATATTTGAAGTCAATCTCGTGCTGACCAGGAGCTACCTCATGGTGAGAAGCTTCGATTTCAAAGCCCATCTCTTCAAGTTCAAGCACGATATCGCGGCGGCAGTTTTCGCCAAGATCAGTTGGCGCAAGGTCAAAGTATCCGCCTTTATCATTCAGTTCAAGCGTCGGCTCCCCTGCCTGATCTAATTTAAACAGGAAGAATTCCGGCTCAGGCCCTACGTTGAAGTTTGTGAAGCCAAGTTCTTTCATTTCGCCTAAGATGCGTTTAAGATTCGCACGGGGATCTCCGGAAAATGGCGTTCCATCTGGATTGTAGATGTCACAGATCAAACGAGCCACTTTTCCTTTTTCAGCAGTCCAAGGAAAAATAACCCATGTATCTAAATCTGGATACAAGTACATATCAGATTCTTCAATACGGACAAATCCTTCAATAGAAGATCCGTCAAACATCATTTTGTTGTCTAAAGCTTTGTCGAGCTGGCTTACCGGAATCTCTACATTCTTAATTGTTCCCAAAATATCCGTGAACTGTAAACGAATAAATTTGACGTTTTCCTCTTTCGCTAACTTTCTAATATCGTCTGCAGTATATTTCCCCATTTACCTCTTCCTCCTTGAATGTGAATCTCATTTATTTAAATTTAATGAAAAAACCGGTGCATGTCTCCTGAACGAGCGCCTCCTCTTGTCGTGAAGCGTCCCGCTTGCAGAAGCTCATCTCGCAAAAGCTTGCGAAGCTGGGCATCTGTCAGCTCAGGCTTTGGCGTTTCTTTCGGCTCGTCCTTTTCTTCCGAAACGACCTCAGAACCGCCAAGGATTTTCTTAATACCTGCCATATTGATTCCTTGGTCAAGCAACTCCTTGATCTCAAGCAGACGGTCGA includes:
- a CDS encoding MerR family transcriptional regulator; translation: MSGNIRRTMPLFPMSIVMQLTDLTARQIRYYEEHELVQPARTEGNRRMFSLNDIDRLLEIKELLDQGINMAGIKKILGGSEVVSEEKDEPKETPKPELTDAQLRKLLRDELLQAGRFTTRGGARSGDMHRFFH
- the glnA gene encoding type I glutamate--ammonia ligase — protein: MGKYTADDIRKLAKEENVKFIRLQFTDILGTIKNVEIPVSQLDKALDNKMMFDGSSIEGFVRIEESDMYLYPDLDTWVIFPWTAEKGKVARLICDIYNPDGTPFSGDPRANLKRILGEMKELGFTNFNVGPEPEFFLFKLDQAGEPTLELNDKGGYFDLAPTDLGENCRRDIVLELEEMGFEIEASHHEVAPGQHEIDFKYADAITACDQIQTFKLVVKTIARKHGLHATFMAKPLFGVNGSGMHCNLSLFNEGVNVFHDKEGELEMSDTARQFIAGVIEHAPAFTAVTNPTVNSYKRLVPGYEAPCYVAWSARNRSPLVRIPASRGLSTRVEVRSVDPTANPYLAMAVLLSAGLDGIKNNKQAPAPIDRNIYVMNAAERAEEGIKDLPATLYQALQELQSDQVITDALGEHILEHFIEAKEIEWDMFRTQVHPWEREQYLQMY